In Thermoanaerobaculia bacterium, the genomic stretch GGCAGGAAATCGTTCATGGACTTCGGACGCTGCCCCGCCATGTCGAGGCCGAAGACCTTCTTCACCGCCTCACGCGCGAAGGGATGGATTTCGGGGCGGGGGGCGCTCCCGGCGCTCCGCACGTCCACCGCGCCGCGCGACAGGTGGCGGAGGATCGCCTCCGCCATCTGAGAACGCGCCGAGTTGCCGGTGCACAGAAAGAGGACGCGGGGCCGCTCCGCGTCCGTCATGCCTTCTTCCGTCCGACCACCGTGACGGACAGGATTCGGACCGGGGCCGAGAGCGTCGCCCCCGCGAGCGCTGCCGAGACGATCTCGTCCGGGATCTCGATAAGGCGCTCCTTCTCGACGGCCACCTCGAATCCGGCGTCGCGGGCGATTCCGAGGTATTCCTCCTTCTGGAGGGCGCCGGAAACGCAGCCCGCCCAGAGCTCGGCGCTCTTGCGGACCGACTCCGGCAGCTCGCCGTCGAGCACGATGTCGGAAACGGTGAATCGGCCGCCGGACTTCAAGACCCGGTGGATCTCCGAGAAGGCCTTCCTCTTGTTCGGGACGAGGTTGACGACGCAGTTGGAGATCACGGCGTCGACCGTCCCGGTTTCGACGGGCAGCGCCTCGATCTCGCCGAGCCGGAACTCGACGTTCTTCGCCCCGAGCTTCTCGGCGTTCGCCTTCGCCTTCGCGATCATCTCCGGCGTCATGTCGACGCCGATCACGCGCCCCGACGGTCCCACGGCGCGCGCCGCGATGAAGACGTCGTTGCCGGCGCCGCTTCCCAGATCGAGGACCGTCTCCCCCGCGGCGAGACCCGCGTGCGCGGTCGGCAGCCCGCAGCCGAGTGCGAGGTCGGCCTCCGCCGCGTACCCTTCCATCCGCGCGTATCCCTCCTCGACGAACGAGGAGAGCTCGGTCGACGCGCAGCAGGAGGCCGAGACCGGGAGCGGCTTGCCCGCCGCGATGCTCGCGTACCTCTGCCGGATGAAGTCCTTGGTCGTCTCGTCGGTATCCATGGTGGCTCCTTTCGTCGCCCGGGGCACCGGGCGAATGCGATTTCTTTTCAGACGGCGCGCGCGAGCATGTCCGCGAGCGCCGCGATCGCCGCGTCGTTTCTCCGGTAATAGACCCAGCGCCCCCGCTTCTCCCCCGTGACGAGCCCGGCGCGGATCAGGATCTGCATGTGATGGTTGACGACCGACTGCGAGAGCCCCACGTTCTGCTGGATGTCGCAGGCGCAGAGCCCGGGCTCGCGCTTTCCGATCAGGCCGCAGCACGACTGCCCCCGTTGCTTGAGGAGCGCGAGGATCCGGACGCGCGTCGGATCGGCGAGCGCCTTGAAGGAGTCGGAGACGGCGGCCTCGTTCACATATCGAAAAATATAGAACTATAGAAACGTTGTCAAGAGGCTTTTTTTCGGCTTCGTCGGCGCTCCTCGGCGGCCGTTGCCGCGCCGATCCCTTTCCCCTTTCGATCCCGATGGTGCGATTGGCTCTGGAGGAGGGGCGCGGGCCGTGAGACGGTGGCCGTGTGGCAGAAACCGCCGCATCGGCCGCGTCCCCCGACGGCCTCCCGGTCTTCCGGGCCCGGGGCTTGACGAAGACCTACCGGATGGGGGAAGTCGACATCCCCGCCCTCCGGTCGGTCGACCTGGACCTCTATTCCGGAGAGCTCGTCGTCATCCTCGGCCCGTCGGGGAGCGGGAAATCGACGCTTCTGAACATCCTGGGCGGCCTCGACGTGCCCACGAGCGGGTCCGTCCGGTTCTTCGACCACGACCTGACGGGCGCCGACGACGCGGCGCTCACCCGGTTTCGCCGGGAGCACGTCGGCTTCGTGTTCCAGTTCTTCAACCTGATCCCGAGCCTCACGGCGCTCGAGAACGTCGTGCTCGTCACGGAAGTCGCCGAGCATCCCCTCGACGCCGCCGACGCGCTTCGGATCGTCGGACTCGGCGACCGGCTCGATCACTTCCCCGCGCAGCTTTCGGGCGGCGAGCAGCAGCGCGTCGCGATCGCGCGCGCGATCGTCAAGCGGCCCGACGTTCTGCTGTGCGACGAGCCGACCGGGTCTCTCGACTTCCAGACCGGTAAGCCCGTCCTCTCCGTTCTCGCCCGCCTCAACCGGGAATTCGGCACGACGACCGCGGTGATCAGCCACAACGCGGCGATCGCCGCGATGGCGGACCGGGTCGTGCGCATGGTGAGCGGCGAGATCGCGAGCATCGTCCGGAACGCGTCCAAGGCCGACCCGGAGACGCTCGCGTGGTGAGGCCGCGATGACCACGCTCCGCCGGAAGCTCCTCCGGGACCTCTGGCACCACCGCGGACCGGGAGCGGCGGTCGCGCTCGTCGTGGCGTGCGGCATCACGAGCTTCGTCGTCACGCGCTCCGCCTACCACTCGATCCTCCTCTCCCGCGACGACTACTACGCGCGCTACCGCTTCGCCGACGTCTTCGTGTCCGCCAAGCGCGTTCCGGACGCGCTGTTCAAGAAGGTGGCTGCGATCCCGGGCGTCGCGGCGGCCGAAGCGCGCGTCGTGGTCGAAGTCGCGCTCGACGTCCCCGGGCTCGCCGAGCCCGCGACGGGACGCCTCGTCTCGATCCCCGACTCCTCGCCGCCCGCGCTCAACCGCTTCCTCGTCCGGCGCGGGCGCGCGCCCGAACCCGGGCGGCGCGACGAAGTCCTCGTGAGCGAGGCGTTCGCGTCGGCCAACCGACTCTCGGTCGGCGACCGCGTCGGCGCGGTTCTCAACGGCCGGTGGGAATCGCTGCGGATCGTCGGGATCGCGCTGTCTCCCGAGTACGTCTACGAGATCCGCGGCGCGGGCTCCATCCTCCCGGACAACCGCCGGTTCGGCGTCCTCTGGATGAGCCGCGAAGCCGTCGGCTCCGCCTTCGACATGGAAGGCGGATTCAACGACGTCGCCCTCACGCTCGCCCCCGGCGCGAGCGAGCCCGCCGTGATCGACGCTCTCGACCGGCTGTTCGACCGATACGGAAGCCTCGGGGCCTACGGGAGGGCGGACCAGGTGTCCAACGCTTTCCTCGACAACGAGCTGACCGAGCTCCGCACGGAAGGGTGGATCGTCCCGGCCATCTTCCTCGGGGTCGCGGTCTTCCTCCTCCACGTGGTCGTCACCCGGCTGGTCCACACCCAGCGGGACCAGGTCGCGATCCTGAAGGCGCTCGGCTATGGCAATCGCGCGATCGGCGCGCATTACCTCGAGTTCGTGCTCGCGATGACGGCGGCCGGCGCGGTTGTCGGAGTCGGCGCCGGCGTCTGGCTCGGCTCGGCCCTGACCCGCGTGTACACCCTCTACTTCCGGTTTCCCATGCTCCGGTACGACGTCGGTGCGGCGCCTCTCCTCCTCTCGGTCGCCGGGTGCTTCGCGGCCGCCGCCCTCGGCGCGCTCGGCGCCGTGAGGAACGCCGTCGCCCTCCAGCCCGCCGAGGCGATGCGCCCGGAGCCCCCCGCCCGCTTCCGCGCCGGCGCCCTGGAGCGGATCGGTCTCGGGCGCGTCCTGCGGCCGGAGATCCGGATGATGCTGCGCAACCTCCTGCGGCGGCCGGTCCGTCTCACGCTCTCGGTCGTCGGCGTCGCGCTCGCGGTCGCGATCCTCGTGCTCGGGCGATACTTCTGGGACATGGTCCACGTCGTCCTGGACAACCATTTCAACGCGGTCGAGCGCCAGGAGGCGACGGTGGGCTTCACCAACCCGGTTTCCGGCCGGGCCGCGCACGAGATCTCGCGGCTCCCGGGAGTCATCGCGTCGGAGGTCTATCGCGTCGTGCCCGTCCGCCTCCGCTCGGAGCAGCGAAGCAAGCGGACGGCGCTCCTGGGCCTCGACGCGAGCGCCGATCTCCGCCGCGTCGTCGACCGGCGGCGGCGCGCCGTCGCGCTCCCCCCTGAAGGCCTCGTCCTCTCGGCGCGCCTGGCGAAGACGCTCGGCGTCGCGCCCGGCGACCGCCTGACGGTCGAGGTGCTCGAGGGGGAGCGTCCGGTGCGCTCCGTCGCGATCGCCTCCCTCGTCGACGAGCTGCTCGGGGTCAACGCCTACATGGAGCTCGGCGCGCTGCACCGGCTGCTCCAGGAGGAAGGCGCGCTCTCCGGCGCGTACCTGACCTCCGATCCGCGCGCCTCGGAGCGGCTCTACGCCGTCCTCAAGCGCACTCCGGCGGTCGCCGGAACGGCGCTCCAGAAATCCATGATCCGGAGCTTCGAGGACACGATCGCGCAGCTCCTCGGCACGTTCACGGCCGTGCTGGTCGGGCTCGCGTCCGTCATCGCGCTCGCGATCGTCTACAACGGGGCTCGCATCGCGCTCTCGGAGCGGGGGCGCGAGCTCGCGAGCCTTCGCGTCCTGGGCTTCGCGCGACGGGAGGTCGCGACGATCCTCCTCGGGGAGCAGGCGATCATCACCGCGCTGGCGATTCCGCTGGGATGCGCAATGGGATTCGGCGCCTGCGCGCTCCTCTCCGCGCTTTACGAAACCGATCTCATGCGGATGCCGCTCGTCGTCGAGCCGCGCAGCTACGTGTTCTCCGCGCTCACGGTCGGCGCCGCGACGTTCCTCTCAGGGCTCGTCGTCGTCCGGCGGGTCGCCCGCCTGGACCTCGTCGCGGTCCTGAAAACGAGGGAGTGAACCGATGTCCCGAACCCGCCGCCACGTCCTGCTCGCCGCCGCCGCCGCCGGGATCGCCGGCGCGACCCTCTTTCTCCTGCGCCCCGCTCCGGTCCTCGTCGAGACCTCGCGTGCCGTCCGGCGCGACCTCCGGTTGACCGTCGAGGAGGAGGGGAAGACGCGGGTGCGCGAACGGTTCGTCCTCTCTGCGCCCGCGGCCGGACGCCTCCACCGCGTGACGCTCCGCGAGGGAGATCCGGTCGCCGAAGGCGCGGCCGTCGCGCTCCTCGATCCTCTTCCCCTCGACGCCCGGACGCGGGAAGAGGCGCGCGCGCGGCTCGACGCCGCCGAGGCGGAGCGCCGCGCCGCCGACGCCCGCGTGCGGCAGGCGCGCGAGGCGCTCGCGCAGGCCCGACGGGACCACAAGCGCGCGGACGCGCTCGCGTCGCAAGGACTTCGGGCGCCGGGGGAACGGGAGCAGGCCGAGCTCCTGGAGACGACGCGCGCGCGCGAGCTCGACGCCGCGCGGTACGCGGCGACCGCCGCCGCCTTCCAGGCCGACGCCGTGCGCGCGGTCCTGGTCGCCGGCGAGCCGGGCCGCGTCGGGGGGGCGATCCCGCTCCGGTCGCCGGTCGCCGGCCGGGTCCTCCGCATCGCGCAGGAGAGCGAGCGCTCGGTCGCGGCGGGAACGCCCGTCGTCGAGGTCGGCGAGCCGGGCTCCCTCGAGATCGCCGTCGACCTCCTCTCGACCGACGCGGTCCGCGTCTCTCCCGGGATGGAGATGCACGTCGACGGGGGCGAGGGGGTGTCGCTCCGCGGCCGCGTCCGCACGATCGAGCCCGCGGCGTTCACGAAGATCTCGGCTCTCGGCGTCGAGGAGCAGCGCGTGTGGGTGATCGGCGATCTCCTCGAGCCCGCCGGCCGCCTCGGGGACGGGTATCGCGTCGAGGCGGCGATCACGATCTGGGAAGGAAAAGGGGTGCTGACCGTGCCGGGAAGCGCGCTCTTCCGGCGCGGCGCCGGCTGGTCCGCGTTCGTCGTCGAGAGCGGCCGCGCCCGGCGGCACGACGTCGAGGTCGGACACCGGGGAGCCGACGACGCCGAGATCGTGCGCGGCCTCGCCGAAGGGGAGACCGTGATCCTCCATCCGACCGACACGATCCGCGACGGAACGCGCGTCCGCCCGCCCGCGTCGCGGGAGCGTTGACCACGGCAACTCCCCGGAATTGATGCAATTGGACGATTGATCGTGCGCCGAATTCGGCGCAAGGTCGAAGAGTTCGGGCGATCGCCCGGAGCGGTTGCCCGAAGGAGGATTGGTATGGTCACGACGGCAACGGAAAACAAAACCGACAGCCAGATTCAACAGGACGTCCTGCGCGAGCTCCGGTGGGACGCGCGCGTGAAGGAAACCGAAATCGGCGTCGAAGTCGACCAGGGGATCGTGACGCTGACCGGCAGGGTCGAAAGCTACGCGAAGAAGCTCGCGGCGCGGGAGGCGGCCCACCGCGTCTTCGGCGTGCTCGACGTCGTCGACGACGTCGAGGTCCGGATTCCCGGATCGCTCACCCGGACGGACGAGGACCTCGCGCGCGCGGTCCGGCACGCTCTCGAATGGGACGTGTTCCTCCCCGACACGAAGATCCGGACGACGGTGTCGCACGGACTCGTCACCCTCGAGGGGGAAGTCGAGAATCTCGTCGACCGCTACGACGCGGAGAGGGCCGTGCGCCGGCTCCAGGGGATCAAGGGCGTCGCCAACAATCTCGCCGTCACGGTGAAGAAGGCGGACGAAGGAAAGCTGCGCAAGGCGATCCAGGACACCCTCGAGCGCCGCGCGGACCGGGAAGCGGACATGATCGACGTGAACGTTTCCGACGGCAAGGTCACGCTCGAAGGTCGGGTCCACTCCTGGGCGGAGAAGCAGGCGATTCTCGACGCCGTCCGGCAGGCGCCGAACGTGCGCTTTGTGTCGGCCGACCTGAAGATCGAGCCGGTCTTCTAGCCGGCGCGGCGATGCATCGAGCCGGGCGGGCGCGTGCGCCGCGACCCGCGGCCTTACCGTACGCTCATCGGTACGCCGCGGCCGCGGGTCGGACGTCCGCATCCCGCCGGGCTCGCGCCTCGCCGCGCTTTCGACTTGTCGTGAACCGACTCGTCTTTCACCGCAATGATAGACGGCCGGCGCGGCGACTTGTCGCGCCGAAGCCTCGGCGAAGGCGGATGCATCGAGCCGGTCCGCCTCCGCTCTGCCGAGCTACGGCGCGATCGGCTGTGAGTTCGCGCGAGCCGGAGCGGCCGGTCGATGCCAACAGGATCGCGCCGAAGCTTTAGCGAAGGCGGAGCGGGCGCGTGCGCCGCGACCCGCCGGGCTCGCGCCTCGCCGCGCTTTCGACTTGTCGTGAACCGACTCGTCCTTCACCGCAATGATAGACGGCCGGCGCGGCGACTTGTCGCGCCGAAGCCTCGGCGAAGGCGGATGCATCGAGCCGTCAACGGCCTCCCGGCGGGTCACGCAGATTGCGTTGATTCCGGCGTCGGTTGCGATAGCGACGAGGCGCCGCGAGACGTGCTGGAAGACGGGTTCGGCGGGCCTGCCGGCGGTGAAGGCGTACTGAGAACGTACGTCGAGCCGGCGGCGGGCCCGACGGACCCGTTTAACGGCGCGTATCGTCGGCGCCCGCTTGGTCAAAACGCATCTGGCATGATCGGGCGTGGGATGCGATCGTGGAGGGCGTCGGGGGTGGCCCATGAAACCGAACACGATCCTCACGCGAACGGAAGAAATTCCCCGCAAACACTGGTTGAAGTACCTCGACGAATTCAGCAAGCGCCACGACGGGTGGCTCGTCGATGTCGAGGAGCTCATGGGCGAGCGCGGGGCGCAGAGAGAAGCGACGGCGCTCCCGTTTCGGGGTGCGACCGCGGTCCTCGAGCCGCCGAGCGTGACGATCGAGCTCGGCGGCGATCCTTCGGACCACGTCGAGCACCGGATCGAGGCCCCGGAGCACATCTGGATCGAGTCGCTCGCCGGAGGCGCGGAAGCGGCGCTGGAGATCGAATCGGCCGGCGGCCGGAAGACTCTCATGGCGTTCCGGTCCCCGCAGCCTCCGGAAGCCGTCGACGGCATGCCGGCGCCGCGCGGGCGGCGCTTTGCGCCGCGGAAACGCCGATGAGCTCCGTGAAGGCGAAGGCGAAAACCGCCGCCGTTCCGAAAACCATCACGAACAGGAGCGCGAAATGAAGAATGAAACCGACACGATATCCCGCGAGGCCGCGGAGCTGAAGATCCCGGCCGGCGACGTCCGGCTCGGTGCCGAGCTCCACATCCCCGAGCGGGCCCAGGGGATCGTCGTCTTCGCCCACGGGGCGGGAAGCAGCCGGCTGAGTCCGCGCAACCGCTACGTCGCCGAGACGCTGCGGGAACGCGGCCTCGGCACGCTTCTCTTCGACCTCCTGACCCCCGAGGAGGAGGAAGCCGACTTCCCCACCGCCCGACTGCGTTTCGACATCGACCTCCTCGCCGAGCGCCTGATCCGAGCCTCCGGCTGGCTCGTCGAGGAGATCCCGCACGGCATGCCGTTCGGGTACTTCGGCGCGAGCACCGGGGCCGCGGCCGCGCTCGTCGCGGCGGCGTATCTCGGCCCCGAGGTCCGCGCCGTCGTCTCGCGCGGCGGCCGCCCCGACCTCGCCGGCGACAATCTCGAGCGCGTCAAATCGCCGACTCTCCTGCTCGTGGGAGGCCGGGACGAGCTCGTCCTCGAGCTCAACCGCGCCGCGCTCGAACGGCTCGGGGGCGAGAAGCGTCTGGAAATCATTCCCGGAGCGACCCACCTCTTCGAGGAGCCGGGGGCGCTCGCGGACGTCGCGCGGCGCGCGTCGGACTGGTTCGTCCGCCATCTCCATCCGGCGCCCGCGCAGGAGAAGCAGCCATGATGATCTTCAGCGACCGCCGCCACGCCGGGCGCGTGCTCGCCCAGCGGCTTTCGGAATACGCGCATCGACCCGACGTCGTCGTCCTCGGGCTTCCCCGCGGCGGCGTTCCCGTCGCGTGGGAAGTGGCGCGCGCGCTCGATGCCCCGCTCGACGTCTTCGTCGTTCGCAAGATCGGCGTCCCCGGCCATGCCGAGCTCGCGATGGGCGCGATCGCGAGCGGCGGCGTGACGATCCTCTCGTCCGACCTGATCGCGCGTCTTCGGGTCTCCCGTCCCGAAGTCGACGCGGCCATCGTCCGCGAGCGGGAGGAGCTCGCCCGCCGCGAGCGGCTGTATCGCCGCGGCCGTCCCCCGCTCGTGCTCGAGGGAAAGACGGTCCTCCTCGTGGACGACGGCCTCGCGACCGGCGCCACGATGCGCGCGGCGATCTCCGCGGTCCGCAAGCTCGGGCCGAAGTCGATCGTCGTCGCGGTGCCCACGGGGTCTCCGCAGGCCTGCGACGACGTCCGGACGACGGCGGACGACTGCGTCTGCGTCTCGACGCCGGAGCCTTTCATGGCGGTCGGAGAGTGGTACGCCGATTTCTCGCAGACGACCGACGAAGAGGTCGAGGATCTTCTGTCGGCGCCCGACGCGGAGCCCGCGGAGGTGCGGCCGTGACCGCGCGGCGCGGTCCCGTCGTCGAGACGAGCCACTGGCATCGACTGGAAGACGGCCGCATCCAGTGCGACGTCTGCCCCCGCTTCTGCGCGCTCCACGAAGGTCAGCGGGGGCTCTGCTTCGTCCGCGCCCGCCAGGCCGACGCGATCGTCCTGACGACGTACGGCCGCTCGAGCGGGTTCTGCGTGGACCCGATCGAGAAGAAGCCGCTCAACCATTTCCTCCCCGGCACCGCGGTGCTCTCGTTCGGGACGGAAGGGTGCAACCTCTCCTGCCGCTTCTGCCAGAACTGGGACATCAGCAAGTCCCGCGAGATCTCGAAGCTCTCCGAGGAGGCCTCGCCCGAGACGATCGCGCACGCCGCCCGGGACTTCGGCTGCCGGAGCGTCGCCTTCACGTACAACGATCCGACGATCTTTTTCGAGTACGCGAGCGACGTCGCCGACGCCTGCCGGGAGATCGGAATCAAGGCGGTCGCGGTGACCGCGGGGTACATGTGCGCCGAGCCGCGGAAGGAGTTCTACCGCCACGTCGACGCGGCCAACGTCGACCTGAAGGCGTTCACCGAGGACTTCTACCACACGGTCACCGCGTCGCATCTCGCCCCCGTTCTCGAGACGCTCGAGTACCTGAAGAAGGAGACCTCGGTGTGGCTCGAGATCACGAACCTGATGATCCCGGGACTCAACGACTCGGAGGCCGAGACCGACGCGATGACGCGCTGGATCGTGGATCACCTCGGCGGCGACGTGCCGGTTCATTTCACGGCCTTCCATCCCGACTGGAAGATGGCCGACGTCCCGCCGACTCCCCCCGAGACGCTCCGCCGCGCGCGGGAGATCGCGCGCCGCAACGGCGTCCGCTACGCCTATACCGGCAACGTTCTCGACGAGGCCGGTTCGACGACGTTCTGCGCCGCCTGCGGCGCCACTCTCATCGGCCGCCGGGGATTCGTCGTCACCGACTGGGCGCTCGACGAGGACGGACGCTGCCTCTCGTGCGCGACGCGGCTGCCCGGCGTGATCGAGGCGGTCCCCGGCGAATGGGGCGGGATTCGGGTTCCCGTCCGCCTCCCGGCTCCCGAGGCCGCGGCGGCTCAGTAGCGGGATTCGGGAGCGGGCTTCCGGTACGGCGCGGACTCCACGGCGCGAATCTCGACCCAGACCACGGGGGAGGCGCCGAGAGACGCGATCACGCGGTTGGCGTCGTCGGCCCGGAGGCGGGCGCCCACGAGGAGCTCGCGCAGCTCCGCGGCTCCCCGCTCGGCGCCGATCCGCTCCCCGTCGAGATAGATCGCGAACTCTTCGGCCCCCCGCCGCTTCTCACAATGGATCTCCCAGCACGCGGGCCGGATCGACGGCGGCGGCGCGGTGCCGAGGAACGGCGGCCGGCGCTGCGCGTGCGCCATCCGCTTTCGCGGGAGCTGCGCAGGACGGGGAGTGGGATGCTTCATAGCCGGGCCTTTGCCTCCTTCAGTCTGAACCTCGGACGCGCGAGTTTCAACTCCCGGCGGGAGGGGCGCCCGGCCGCTGTCGCGGCCCGGGCGCCTCGCTTCCCGATCAGGGAGAGACGATGAGGTGCGGGTGCGAAAGACGCGTGCCACAGATCGCCTTCAGCGTGCTGAACGCCTCACCGTAGGTCACCTCCGCGGGCCGCTTCGCCGTCGCGGGCCCGGCGTGGATCACGATGTCGTCGACGGACAGGATCCCCACGAGCTTGCGCGCGTCGTCGAGGACGGGGAGCCGCCGCACGAGACGATACTGCATCGTCTCGAGCGCGCTCTGGATCTCGTCGTCGGGACCGCACGCGAAGACGCGCGGCGACATCGCTTCGGAGACCGGCACGTCGGATGCCGTCCGGTTCTTCGAGGTCAATGCCAGGCACACGTCGCGATCCGTGAGGACCCCGATGACCTGATTCTTCGTGTCGACGACGGGAAGAACCCCGCAGTCGTTCTCGGACATGATCTTGCCGGCTGCGGCGAGACTGCTCTCGGCGCTCACGGTCTTGACGGGCTTGTTCATCACTGCTCGGACTTTCATGATTGGCCTCCTTGCCGTCACCGTTCCATCCTGCCGGAATGGCGCGGAAATTTCCTGATCCAGACGCATCGCCCGGCGCCGGTGCGACCGATACGCGCCGGATCGCGCAGCTGGCGCAAAAAGGCCGAACGCCTCTTCCCACGCGGGAGGTCCCGGCGAAACATCAGCCGAGCGACAGGCACGCGTTGCCATCTCGTCGCTGTTACCCGCGACTGATTCAATTGGAGCTTTCGCGACGAATTCGTACCGGGGATACTGCGTTCCGGCGAAGTTTCCCGCGCCCGGGCAATCGGGCGCGAGCCGGCGCCGGAGAAGGTGGAGGACGCCATGCTCTTCGAGTTCAGCATCACTCCCCTCGGCGGGGACACGCACCTGAGCTCGCGAATCGCCGAAGCCCTGAAGATCGTCGACGACGATCCGCATCGAAGACGAGGAGGGCCAGCACGACAAGCTGACCCGCAACGTCGCCTCGGTCGAGGAGAAAGCGGAGCGATCGCTCCATCACGTCTGACCGCACGGTTCCGCTTCCGTCGCTCGCCTCGCGCGAACGGGAAGCCTCGCAAAGGAGAACCATGATGAACATCCCGCTGAAGGTCACGTTTCTCGGCATCGAGCCGTCGGAAGCCGTCGAGGGGAAGATTCGGCAGCGTGCCGCCGAGCTCGACCAGTTCTCGCCCCTCCTGCAGCGCTGCGAGGTCTGGGTGGACGCGCCTCACGGCCATCACCGGAAGGGCTACCTCTACAACGTCCGGATCCGTGCAACGGTCTCCGGGGAAGAGCTCGACATCGACCGTCAACCCGACGAGGAAGACGTCTACGTCGCGGTGCGCGACGCCTTCGACGCGCTGCGCCGGCGGCTGGAAGACCATCTGCGGCGATGGCGCGGGAAGACCAAGCGGCACGAGGCCCCGCCGCAGGCGCGCGTCGAGCGGCTCTTCCCGGTCGAGGGGTACGGTTTCCTGAAGACGCCCGAAGGGCGGGAGATCTATTTCCACCGCAACAGCGTGAAGGAGGGCTCGTTCGACGAGCTGCGGCCGGGGACCGCCGTGGCCTATTCCGAAGAGGAGGGCGCCGAGGGGCCGCAGGCCACCGTCGTCCGGCTCGTCACGACGACCGTGCCGGCCTGAGCCCCGTCGCGGAAGCTGGCTCGGGGACCCGGAGCGCGTGCCGACGGCGCGGCTCGCCGAACCAGCGACTCGACCGCGCCGTCGCCACCCCCTCGCTTGCGCTTCCGCTCCCGCATCGCAGATTTTTCACCTCGGTTACTTCGGCGAAAAATCAGGCGATGCGAAGGGCCCCGCGGACGACGAAGATTTTCCCGAAGCGCGCCGGCCCCGTCGCGGAAGCTGGCTCGGGGACCCGGAGCGCGTGCCGACGGCGCGGCTCGCCGAACCAGCGACTCGACCGCGCCCACGGGCACCCCGGGCTCGATGGTGAACTTCGTCGAGACGCTCACGCCAGACGGATCGATGGAGACGTCGCCGCAGGCGACACCACAGCGGGTGCTATCTTTCGCCGAGTGGTCGACGCCCTCGAAGTCAAAGACCTGTCGATCCGATTCGGCGACGCGGAGGTCTTCCGGGGGCTGACGTTTCGGGTCCCCGAGGGCAGCTCGCTCGCCATCATCGGACCCAACGGCTGCGGAAAGACCGTCCTCTTCAAAGCCCTGGTCGGAGCGATCCCGTATCGGGGCCAGGTCCGATGGCAGCCCGGCGTCCGGATCGGATACGTGCCCCAGAAGCTCGACGTCGCGCGCGATCTGCCCCTGACCGGAAGGGACCTGCTGCGGGCGAAGGCGCGCGTCGCGAAGGCCGCGGATGACACGTCGGAGACCCTTCGACGCGTCGGTCTGGAGGGCATCGAGGGCAAGCTCATCGGAACGCTCTCGGGCGGACAGTTCCAGCGCCTCCTCGTGGCCATGGCCCTCCTCGGCCGGCCGAACGTCCTGCTGCTCGACGAACCCACCGCCGGCGTCGACGGTCCCGGGCAGGAAAAACTGAACGAGCTCGTCCGGCACGTCCAGGAGGAGCGGGATCTGACGGTCCTCCTGATCTCCCACGAGCTCAGCGTCGTCTATCGATACGCGACCAACGTGCTTTGCCTGAGCCGCGAACAATCGTGGTTCGGCCCGCCCAGAACGATCCTGACCCCCGAGCGGTTGCGCGAGCTCTACGGCGAACCGGTCGAATACCACGTCCATGACGCTTGAGACGGGGACGCTCGCCGCCTCCGTCGCGATGGC encodes the following:
- a CDS encoding CBS domain-containing protein; translation: MRIVVDDLQGFGDSRAQVRVPAEGSDAELEEHGVLHLLRRRLAPDCPGAGNFAGTQYPRYEFVAKAPIESVAGNSDEMATRACRSADVSPGPPAWEEAFGLFAPAARSGAYRSHRRRAMRLDQEISAPFRQDGTVTARRPIMKVRAVMNKPVKTVSAESSLAAAGKIMSENDCGVLPVVDTKNQVIGVLTDRDVCLALTSKNRTASDVPVSEAMSPRVFACGPDDEIQSALETMQYRLVRRLPVLDDARKLVGILSVDDIVIHAGPATAKRPAEVTYGEAFSTLKAICGTRLSHPHLIVSP
- a CDS encoding phosphoribosyltransferase, encoding MIFSDRRHAGRVLAQRLSEYAHRPDVVVLGLPRGGVPVAWEVARALDAPLDVFVVRKIGVPGHAELAMGAIASGGVTILSSDLIARLRVSRPEVDAAIVREREELARRERLYRRGRPPLVLEGKTVLLVDDGLATGATMRAAISAVRKLGPKSIVVAVPTGSPQACDDVRTTADDCVCVSTPEPFMAVGEWYADFSQTTDEEVEDLLSAPDAEPAEVRP
- a CDS encoding DUF5335 family protein, which codes for MKPNTILTRTEEIPRKHWLKYLDEFSKRHDGWLVDVEELMGERGAQREATALPFRGATAVLEPPSVTIELGGDPSDHVEHRIEAPEHIWIESLAGGAEAALEIESAGGRKTLMAFRSPQPPEAVDGMPAPRGRRFAPRKRR
- a CDS encoding dienelactone hydrolase family protein; translation: MKNETDTISREAAELKIPAGDVRLGAELHIPERAQGIVVFAHGAGSSRLSPRNRYVAETLRERGLGTLLFDLLTPEEEEADFPTARLRFDIDLLAERLIRASGWLVEEIPHGMPFGYFGASTGAAAALVAAAYLGPEVRAVVSRGGRPDLAGDNLERVKSPTLLLVGGRDELVLELNRAALERLGGEKRLEIIPGATHLFEEPGALADVARRASDWFVRHLHPAPAQEKQP
- a CDS encoding metal ABC transporter ATP-binding protein is translated as MVDALEVKDLSIRFGDAEVFRGLTFRVPEGSSLAIIGPNGCGKTVLFKALVGAIPYRGQVRWQPGVRIGYVPQKLDVARDLPLTGRDLLRAKARVAKAADDTSETLRRVGLEGIEGKLIGTLSGGQFQRLLVAMALLGRPNVLLLDEPTAGVDGPGQEKLNELVRHVQEERDLTVLLISHELSVVYRYATNVLCLSREQSWFGPPRTILTPERLRELYGEPVEYHVHDA
- the amrS gene encoding AmmeMemoRadiSam system radical SAM enzyme, which codes for MTARRGPVVETSHWHRLEDGRIQCDVCPRFCALHEGQRGLCFVRARQADAIVLTTYGRSSGFCVDPIEKKPLNHFLPGTAVLSFGTEGCNLSCRFCQNWDISKSREISKLSEEASPETIAHAARDFGCRSVAFTYNDPTIFFEYASDVADACREIGIKAVAVTAGYMCAEPRKEFYRHVDAANVDLKAFTEDFYHTVTASHLAPVLETLEYLKKETSVWLEITNLMIPGLNDSEAETDAMTRWIVDHLGGDVPVHFTAFHPDWKMADVPPTPPETLRRAREIARRNGVRYAYTGNVLDEAGSTTFCAACGATLIGRRGFVVTDWALDEDGRCLSCATRLPGVIEAVPGEWGGIRVPVRLPAPEAAAAQ
- a CDS encoding HPF/RaiA family ribosome-associated protein, which gives rise to MNIPLKVTFLGIEPSEAVEGKIRQRAAELDQFSPLLQRCEVWVDAPHGHHRKGYLYNVRIRATVSGEELDIDRQPDEEDVYVAVRDAFDALRRRLEDHLRRWRGKTKRHEAPPQARVERLFPVEGYGFLKTPEGREIYFHRNSVKEGSFDELRPGTAVAYSEEEGAEGPQATVVRLVTTTVPA